In a genomic window of Oncorhynchus kisutch isolate 150728-3 linkage group LG9, Okis_V2, whole genome shotgun sequence:
- the LOC109897131 gene encoding TBC1 domain family member 14 isoform X5: MECESNTSRAGPGHSPSSPRQSVRKNLDFEPNSTTALILEARPANLPAKPAEEAQKHRQQYEEMVAQAKKRELKEAQKRRKQLELRCKVEESIGNAAQTWNQEILPNWSTMCNSRRVRDLWWQGVPPSVRGKVWSLAVGNELNITHELYNICLARARDKWKSMPIEPVTEDAGSSLADREASLELIKLDISRTFPHLCIFQQGGPYYDVLHSILGAYTCYRPDVGYVQGMSFIAAVLILNLDTADAFIAFANLLNKPCQMAFFRVDHSLMLTYFAAFEVFFDENLPKLFAHFKENKLTPDIYLIDWIFTLYSKSLPLDLACRVWDVFCRDGDEFLFRVALGILRLYEDVLTRMDFIHNAQFLTRLPDHIPPDQLFSHIHTVHMTSKNRKWAQVLQALQKEQEWISPVLKR; this comes from the exons ATG GAATGTGAAAGTAACACTAGCAGAGCTGGACCTGGACACAGTCCCTCGTCTCCTAGGCAGAGTGTCAGGAAGAACCTGGACTTTGAGCCCAACTCCACCACAGCACTTATACTGGAGGCTCGCCCTGC taaTCTGCCAGCCAAGCCTGCGGAGGAGGCCCAGAAACACAGACAACAGTATGAGGAGATGGTGGCCCAGGCCAAGAAGAGAG AGCTCAAGGAGGCCCAGAAGAGGAGGAAGCAGCTGGAGCTCAGGTGTAAGGTAGAAGAGAGCATTGGCAACGCCGCCCAGACCTGGAATCAGGAGATTCTGCCCAACTGGAGCACCATGTGTAACTCTCGGCGGGTCAGGGACCTCTGGTGGCAGGGTGTGCCCCCTAGCGTCAGGGGCAAGGTCTGGAGCCTGGCGGTGGGCAACGAGCTCAACATCACTCAcg AGCTGTACAACATCTGTCTGGCCAGGGCCAGGGACAAGTGGAAGTCTATGCCTATAGAACCAGTGACTGAAG atgcagGTTCATCTCTGGCGGACAGAGAGGCCAGTCTGGAGCTGATCAAACTGGACATCTCCAGAACCTTTCCTCATCTCTGTATCTTCCAACAG GGAGGTCCGTACTACGACGTGCTGCACAGCATTCTAGGAGCATACACCTGCTATAGGCCAGACGTGGGCTAC GTTCAGGGTATGTCGTTCATCGCGGCGGTGCTGATCCTCAACCTGGACACGGCAGACGCCTTCATAGCTTTCGCCAACCTCCTGAACAAGCCCTGTCAGATGGCCTTCTTCAGAGTGGACCACAGCCTT atgttGACCTACTTTGCGGCTTTTGAAGTGttctttgatgaaaacctaccTAAGCTGTTTGCACATTTCAAGGAAAACAAATTGACCCCCGATATTTATTTAATCGACTG GATCTTCACCCTGTACAGTAAGTCACTGCCATTGGACCTGGCATGTCGGGTGTGGGATGTGTTCTGTCGTGACGGAGATGAGTTCCTGTTCCGGGTGGCCCTGGGAATCCTGCGTCTGTACGAGGACGTGTTGACCCGCATGGACTTCATCCACAACGCCCAGTTCCTCACCCGCTTACCCGACCACATCCCCCCCGACCAGCTGTTCTCGCACATCCACACTGTCCACATGACCAGCAAGAACAGGAAATGGGCACAG gttcttCAGGCCTTACAGAAGGAGCAGGAGTGGATCAGTCCAGTTCTAAAGCGCTGA